A stretch of Monomorium pharaonis isolate MP-MQ-018 chromosome 7, ASM1337386v2, whole genome shotgun sequence DNA encodes these proteins:
- the LOC105833099 gene encoding mesencephalic astrocyte-derived neurotrophic factor homolog, with amino-acid sequence MNTLWSLILSVFLGIVCTVMALREGDCEVCVAVVDKFSQTLTPDIKSDTKKIEAKFREFCKGTKSKENRFCYYLGGLEESATGILGELSKPLSWSMPADKICEKLKKRDAQICDLRFEKQIDLNTVNLKKLKVRDLKKILNDWEETCDGCIEKTDFIKRIEELKPKYFSGSSKTEL; translated from the exons atgaATACGTTGTGGTCGCTAATACTTTCCGTATTTCTCGGAATTGTGTGCACTGTTATGGCATTGAGAGAAGGTGACTGCGAAG TATGCGTCGCTGTTGTGGACAAATTTAGTCAAACACTAACACCAGACATTAAAAGTGACACCAAAAAGATTGAAGCAAAATTTCGAGAATTCTGTAAAGGCACTAaatcaaaagaaaatagattt TGCTATTATTTAGGAGGGTTAGAAGAATCTGCCACTGGTATCTTGGGCGAGCTCAGTAAACCGCTGTCATGGTCTATGCCTGCAGACAAGATATGTGAGAAGTTAAAGAAGCGAGATGCTCAAATATGCGATTTGAGATTTG aaaAACAAATCGATCTCAATACAGTGAATTTAAAGAAGCTGAAAGTGCGTGACTTGAAGAAGATCTTAAACGATTGGGAAGAGACGTGTGACGGATGCATAGAGAAGACAGACTTTATCAAACGAATTGAGGAGCTCAAACCCAAGTACTTCAGCGGCAGCTCGAAAACAGAGCTCTGA
- the LOC105833095 gene encoding lethal(2)neighbour of Tid protein has product MAPRSRETRPNLNAGRASRRSNKSWLENHLEWRQLVAFLTDPKKLSLTARLFIILEIVLNAVVIQTVPYTEIDWRAYMQEVEGFLNGTLDYSKLRGDTGPLVYPAGFVYIFSGLYHITLHGTNVRIAQYLFAALYVVTLMLVFRIYARTKKVPPYVLVLMCCTSYRIHSIFVLRLFNDPVAMVLLYASINAFLDNRWYLGSVLYSLAVSVKMNILLFAPALLVIYLCALGILKTLVHLSICALIQLILGLPFLLENPVAYAKGAFNLGRIFEYRWTVNWRFLPEEIFVHPYLHVSLLLLHVLTLLYCAPVWITYMKSYAKLKHLGRELKSQLRKREKVDMSTVSQLFVYPLFVANFIGVVFSRSLHYQFYIWYYHTLPYVAWCTDYKTIVKLTLLGVIELCWNTYPSTVFSSVALNLCHVILLYGILKNRPNNAKEK; this is encoded by the coding sequence ATGGCGCCACGCAGTAGAGAGACGAGACCTAACCTCAACGCCGGCAGAGCTTCGAGGCGGAGCAACAAAAGCTGGCTGGAGAATCACCTGGAGTGGCGGCAGCTCGTCGCCTTCCTCACCGACCCGAAGAAGTTGTCACTGACGGCAAGATTGTTTATCATCCTGGAGATCGTACTGAATGCAGTGGTCATCCAGACTGTGCCATATACCGAGATTGATTGGCGGGCCTACATGCAGGAGGTCGAGGGATTCTTGAACGGCACGTTGGACTATTCTAAGCTCCGCGGCGACACCGGGCCGCTGGTCTACCCCGCAGGATTCGTCTACATCTTCTCTGGCCTGTACCATATAACTTTGCATGGCACCAATGTGAGGATAGCGCAGTATCTCTTTGCGGCGCTGTACGTCGTCACGCTGATGCTGGTCTTCCGGATTTACGCGCGGACCAAGAAGGTACCGCCCTACGTCCTTGTCCTGATGTGCTGCACGTCCTACAGAATACATTCGATATTCGTTCTGAGACTTTTCAACGATCCAGTGGCGATGGTGCTGCTGTACGCGTCTATCAACGCGTTCCTGGATAATCGCTGGTACTTGGGTAGTGTGCTATACAGCCTTGCTGTGTCTGTCAAGATGAACATCCTGCTGTTCGCCCCAGCGCTTTTAGTCATCTACCTGTGCGCTCTGGGAATTCTGAAAACACTGGTACACCTGTCCATCTGTGCACTAATCCAGCTGATCCTCGGTCTTCCGTTCCTGCTGGAAAATCCGGTCGCTTATGCGAAGGGCGCCTTTAACCTGGGTAGAATCTTCGAGTATAGGTGGACCGTAAACTGGAGGTTCCTACCTGAGGAAATATTCGTCCATCCGTACCTGCATGTCTCCTTGTTGCTGCTGCACGTGCTGACGCTGCTGTACTGTGCGCCCGTTTGGATCACCTACATGAAGTCGTACGCGAAATTGAAGCACCTGGGACGGGAGCTCAAGTCGCAGCTTCGTAAGCGAGAGAAGGTGGACATGTCTACTGTAAGTCAGCTGTTTGTTTATCCCCTCTTCGTCGCGAACTTCATCGGCGTGGTGTTCAGCAGATCGTTGCATTATCAGTTCTACATATGGTACTATCACACGTTGCCCTACGTCGCATGGTGCACCGACTACAAGACGATCGTTAAACTGACCCTCTTGGGTGTGATAGAGTTGTGCTGGAACACGTATCCGAGCACGGTGTTCAGTAGCGTAGCGCTGAATCTGTGCCATGTAATTTTGTTGTACGGCATCCTCAAGAATAGACCGAATAATGCGAAAGAGAAGTGA
- the LOC105833102 gene encoding very-long-chain 3-oxoacyl-CoA reductase yields MALSWWEKIFLVIVAFITLRILVKVGILTWKKLLAPSLGFGIDLRTQGKWAVVTGATDGLGKAFAKALAEQGINIVLVSRSLSKLKDVAAEIERKYNVETRVVEADLTEGQVIYSEIGKATQDLEVGVLVNNAGASYDHPEMFSDVSEEVIARILQLNVAGVTGVARAILPGMMERGKGVVINVSSTAAATPSPYLSVYAASKAFIDKLSADLATEATPRGVTVQCVLPGPVATKMSKIKRASWMAPSPESFVKSSLKTVGIESRTTGYLPHSLIIGFVNALRYMCETGAVWLVAKTMLNLRGRALRKKMKAEAWDASQRDTVSS; encoded by the exons ATGGCGTTAAGCTGGTGGGAGAAGATATTTCTGGTGATAGTGGCGTTCATCACTTTGAGAATCCTCGTAAAAGTCGGGATTCTAACGTGGAAGAAGTTGCTCGCCCCGAGTCTCGGTTTTGGAATCGATTTACGAACTCAAGGGAAATGGGCAGTAGTGACCGGTGCAACAGACGGCCTTGGAAAGGCCTTCGCCAAGGCGCTAGCCGAGCAGGGCATAAACATTGTTCTGGTGTCACGGTCTTTATCCAAGTTGAAGGACGTGGCCGCCGAAATCGAGCGAAAGTATAACGTGGAGACTCGCGTCGTCGAAGCTGACTTGACCGAAGGCCAAGTGATTTACTCCGAAATTGGCAAAGCGACCCAGGACTTGGAG GTCGGTGTCCTTGTCAACAACGCCGGTGCGAGCTACGACCATCCCGAGATGTTCTCAGATGTGTCGGAGGAAGTGATCGCGAGGATACTACAACTGAACGTGGCCGGGGTGACCGGAGTTGCGAGAGCGATACTGCCGGGTATGATGGAACGAGGGAAAGGGGTGGTGATCAACGTGAGTTCGACGGCCGCGGCTACTCCGAGCCCGTACCTGTCTGTTTACGCCGCCAGTAAGGCGTTTATCGACAAGCTCAGCGCCGACCTGGCTACGGAAGCTACACCGAGAGGCGTCACCGTGCAATGCGTTCTGCCCGGCCCGGTTGCCACAAAAATGTCCAAGATCaa GAGAGCATCGTGGATGGCGCCTTCTCCGGAGAGTTTCGTCAAGTCGTCGCTGAAAACGGTGGGCATCGAATCGCGCACAACCGGGTATCTACCGCATTCCCTAATCATCGGCTTCGTGAACGCGCTGCGTTACATGTGCGAAACGGGCGCGGTGTGGCTAGTGGCGAAGACGATGCTCAATTTGAGAGGACGTGCTCTCCGCAAAAAGATGAAAGCAGAGGCGTGGGATGCCTCGCAACGGGACACTGTCTCCAGTTGA